A section of the Pan paniscus chromosome 7, NHGRI_mPanPan1-v2.0_pri, whole genome shotgun sequence genome encodes:
- the C7H8orf90 gene encoding uncharacterized protein C8orf90 homolog isoform X2, with protein sequence MASSCPGTPSPAGPAAPPQPAFPDIYGGDAQLWEAHFRGIGRAYRALGKQDDFAIRVLTENFTLPFPFAWPPGPDPACGPLFYDPRDRADFDFLLRGPGASPPALLRPLHATAQAAMRKRHLERLALSYARARGPGPAPSCCCPAPPPPSRSPRPALPATAPPGWPRPRCCPESQQNK encoded by the exons ATGGCCTCCTCTTGTCCTGGGACCCCCAGCCCAGCAG GTCCCGCGGCGCCCCCGCAGCCCGCCTTCCCGGACATCTACGGCGGGGACGCGCAGCTCTGGGAGGCGCATTTCCGCGGCATCGGGCGCGCCTACCGCGCGCTGGGCAAGCAGGACGACTTCGCCATCCGCGTGCTCACCGAGAACTTCACGCTGCCCTTCCCGTTCGCCTGGCCGCCGGGGCCCGACCCCGCCTGCGGGCCGCTCTTCTACGACCCCCGCGACCGCGCCGACTTCGACTTCCTGCTGCGCGGCCCCGGAGCTTCGCCCCCAGCGCTGCTGCGGCCCCTGCACGCCACGGCCCAGGCAGCGATGCGCAAGCGGCACCTGGAGCGGCTGGCCCTGAGCTACGCCCGCGCGCGGGGCCCGGGCCCGGCCCCGTCCTGCTGCTGCCCGGCCCCGCCGCCGCCTTCCCGGAGCCCGAGGCCAGCGCTTCCAGCGACGGCACCCCCAGGCTGGCCCAGGCCCCGCTGCTGCCCCGAGAGCCAACAGAATAAATAA
- the C7H8orf90 gene encoding uncharacterized protein C8orf90 homolog isoform X1, which translates to MASSCPGTPSPAGLPPPSVATPGEPLGPAAPPQPAFPDIYGGDAQLWEAHFRGIGRAYRALGKQDDFAIRVLTENFTLPFPFAWPPGPDPACGPLFYDPRDRADFDFLLRGPGASPPALLRPLHATAQAAMRKRHLERLALSYARARGPGPAPSCCCPAPPPPSRSPRPALPATAPPGWPRPRCCPESQQNK; encoded by the exons ATGGCCTCCTCTTGTCCTGGGACCCCCAGCCCAGCAGGTCTGCCCCCTCCTTCTGTAGCCACTCCAGGCGAGCCACTTG GTCCCGCGGCGCCCCCGCAGCCCGCCTTCCCGGACATCTACGGCGGGGACGCGCAGCTCTGGGAGGCGCATTTCCGCGGCATCGGGCGCGCCTACCGCGCGCTGGGCAAGCAGGACGACTTCGCCATCCGCGTGCTCACCGAGAACTTCACGCTGCCCTTCCCGTTCGCCTGGCCGCCGGGGCCCGACCCCGCCTGCGGGCCGCTCTTCTACGACCCCCGCGACCGCGCCGACTTCGACTTCCTGCTGCGCGGCCCCGGAGCTTCGCCCCCAGCGCTGCTGCGGCCCCTGCACGCCACGGCCCAGGCAGCGATGCGCAAGCGGCACCTGGAGCGGCTGGCCCTGAGCTACGCCCGCGCGCGGGGCCCGGGCCCGGCCCCGTCCTGCTGCTGCCCGGCCCCGCCGCCGCCTTCCCGGAGCCCGAGGCCAGCGCTTCCAGCGACGGCACCCCCAGGCTGGCCCAGGCCCCGCTGCTGCCCCGAGAGCCAACAGAATAAATAA